In one window of Onychomys torridus chromosome 7, mOncTor1.1, whole genome shotgun sequence DNA:
- the LOC118587910 gene encoding LOW QUALITY PROTEIN: olfactory receptor 8D2-like (The sequence of the model RefSeq protein was modified relative to this genomic sequence to represent the inferred CDS: inserted 2 bases in 1 codon) has product MNDSSVTDFILEGLTKCPELQVPLFLLFLVIYVITVVGNLGMIILITISSQLHSPMYYFLSHLSFIDLCYSSVITPKMLVNFVSEKNVISFXMTQLYFLLLLAIAEGYLLTAMACDRYVAICSPLLYHTVMSQRVCSIMMAVVYSLGFFGATVHTTCMTMLSFCGSHLVSHYFCDILPLLSLSCSSTHINEILLFIIGGINTLAPTLAVIISYAFILNSILCISSTEGRSKAFGTCSSHIMAVGIFFGSITFMYFKPPSSNNMEEEKVSSVFYTTVIPMLNPLIYSLRNKDVKNALKKVVGGRQSS; this is encoded by the exons ATGAACGATTCTTCAGTGACTGACTTCATCCTTGAAGGGTTAACAAAATGCCCAGAGCTTCAGGTCCCACTGTTCCTACTCTTTCTTGTAATATATGTTATCACAGTGGTGGGAAACTTGGGCATGATCATTCTAATCACCATCAGTTCTCAACTTCACTCTCCAATGTATTATTTTCTTAGTCATTTATCCTTCATTGACCTCTGCTACTCCTCTGTCATTACACCAAAGATGTTGGTGAACTTTGTATCTGAGAAGAACGTCATATCCTT TATGACtcagctttacttcctccttcttTTAGCCATTGCAGAAGGCTACCTCCTGACAGCCATGGCCTGTGACCGCTATGTTGCCATCTGCAGCCCACTGCTTTACCACACTGTCATGTCCCAAAGGGTCTGTTCCATAATGATGGCTGTGGTGTACTCACTGGGTTTCTTTGGGGCTACTGTCCATACCACATGCATGACAATGTTGTCCTTTTGTGGGTCTCATCTTGTCAGCCATTATTTTTGTGACATTCTGCCCTTGTTGTCTCTGTCTTGTTCCAGTACCCATATCAATGAGATACTGCTATTTATTATTGGTGGAATTAATACCCTAGCTCCTACACTGGCTGTCATCATCTCTTATGCTTTCATCCTAAATAGTATTCTTTGCATCAGCTCCACTGAAGGACGTTCCAAAGCCTTTGGTACCTGTAGCTCCCATATTATGGCTGTGGGAATCTTCTTTGGGTCTATAACATTCATGTATTTCAAGCCACCTTCCAGTAATAATATGGAAGAGGAGAAAGTGTCCTCTGTGTTCTATACCACAGTGATCCCAATGCTGAATCCCCTAATATACAGTCTGAGAAACAAGGATGTAAAGAATGCATTGAAAAAGGTGGTTGGGGGAAGGCAGTCATCCTAA